In one window of Chanodichthys erythropterus isolate Z2021 chromosome 23, ASM2448905v1, whole genome shotgun sequence DNA:
- the ccr9b gene encoding C-C chemokine receptor type 9 isoform X1 yields the protein MNVSTTSDYESEAVNFTYFTDLTTDDYESDLGGLCNKELVRQFSKTFEPPLYWIIFVVGALGNLLVVCIFTTVRNRLKTMTDVYLLNLAVADLLFLGTLPFWATNAAQGWVFSQAICKGVSAVCKINFFASMLLLTCISVDRYIAIVHVTEAHNYKNKRMLYSKITCLFVWLASCLLALPEFLFAKVKIIGPQHSSCVMVYSITDNNLTKVLVLALQICVGFLLPLLVIVLCYSVIIRKLMQARSFEKHKALRVIFAVVAAFVLSQLPFNGYLIIEAGQASNATITDCEVMQSLDMAGQIVKCLAYTHCCLNPILYVFIGVRFRKDLLSLLQRMSCNLGLVDNSKLQQVPKRPSVMSDTDTTPVFSL from the exons ATGAATGTCTCTACAACCTCAGACT ATGAAAGTGAAGCTGTgaatttcacatattttacagaCTTG ACAACTGATGACTATGAATCAGATCTGGGTGGATTATGTAACAAAGAACTAGTGCGACAGTTCAGTAAGACATTCGAGCCCCCTCTCTATTGGATCATCTTTGTCGTGGGGGCTTTGGGCAACCTACTGGTCGTCTGCATCTTCACAACTGTGCGAAACCGTCTCAAAACCATGACTGACGTCTATCTGCTGAACCTGGCAGTGGCTGATCTTCTCTTCCTTGGCACATTGCCCTTCTGGGCAACAAATGCGGCTCAGGGCTGGGTGTTCAGCCAGGCCATTTGCAAAGGAGTTTCTGCAGTCTGCAAGATTAACTTCTTTGCCAGCATGCTTTTACTCACTTGTATTAGCGTGGATCGTTACATTGCCATCGTCCATGTAACCGAAGCGCACAACTACAAAAACAAACGCATGCTGTATAGTAAGATaacttgtttgtttgtgtggcTCGCCTCTTGCCTCTTAGCTCTACCGGAATTTCTCTTTGCCAAAGTGAAAATCATAGGCCCCCAGCACAGTTCCTGTGTCATGGTATACTCCATCACAGACAACAATCTTACTAAAGTCTTGGTGTTGGCTTTACAGATCTGTGTTGGCTTCCTTCTCCCACTGCTGGTCATTGTTTTGTGTTACTCAGTCATTATTCGTAAACTCATGCAGGCTCGAAGCTTTGAAAAACACAAGGCTCTGAGGGTCATCTTTGCAGTTGTGGCTGCTTTTGTTCTCTCACAGTTGCCATTCAACGGATATCTGATTATAGAAGCAGGCCAAGCCAGCAATGCCACAATAACGGACTGTGAAGTCATGCAAAGCTTAGATATGGCTGGCCAAATTGTGAAGTGTCTTGCCTACACACATTGTTGCCTGAATCCCATTCTGTACGTCTTTATCGGGGTTCGCTTCCGGAAGGATCTCTTGAGCCTGCTTCAGCGCATGTCCTGTAACCTAGGACTGGTCGACAACAGCAAACTGCAACAAGTTCCCAAGAGGCCTTCTGTTATGTCCGACACTGACACCACCCCTGTTTTTTCCTTATAG
- the ccr9b gene encoding C-C chemokine receptor type 9 isoform X2 — translation MSLQPQTTTDDYESDLGGLCNKELVRQFSKTFEPPLYWIIFVVGALGNLLVVCIFTTVRNRLKTMTDVYLLNLAVADLLFLGTLPFWATNAAQGWVFSQAICKGVSAVCKINFFASMLLLTCISVDRYIAIVHVTEAHNYKNKRMLYSKITCLFVWLASCLLALPEFLFAKVKIIGPQHSSCVMVYSITDNNLTKVLVLALQICVGFLLPLLVIVLCYSVIIRKLMQARSFEKHKALRVIFAVVAAFVLSQLPFNGYLIIEAGQASNATITDCEVMQSLDMAGQIVKCLAYTHCCLNPILYVFIGVRFRKDLLSLLQRMSCNLGLVDNSKLQQVPKRPSVMSDTDTTPVFSL, via the exons ATGTCTCTACAACCTCAGACT ACAACTGATGACTATGAATCAGATCTGGGTGGATTATGTAACAAAGAACTAGTGCGACAGTTCAGTAAGACATTCGAGCCCCCTCTCTATTGGATCATCTTTGTCGTGGGGGCTTTGGGCAACCTACTGGTCGTCTGCATCTTCACAACTGTGCGAAACCGTCTCAAAACCATGACTGACGTCTATCTGCTGAACCTGGCAGTGGCTGATCTTCTCTTCCTTGGCACATTGCCCTTCTGGGCAACAAATGCGGCTCAGGGCTGGGTGTTCAGCCAGGCCATTTGCAAAGGAGTTTCTGCAGTCTGCAAGATTAACTTCTTTGCCAGCATGCTTTTACTCACTTGTATTAGCGTGGATCGTTACATTGCCATCGTCCATGTAACCGAAGCGCACAACTACAAAAACAAACGCATGCTGTATAGTAAGATaacttgtttgtttgtgtggcTCGCCTCTTGCCTCTTAGCTCTACCGGAATTTCTCTTTGCCAAAGTGAAAATCATAGGCCCCCAGCACAGTTCCTGTGTCATGGTATACTCCATCACAGACAACAATCTTACTAAAGTCTTGGTGTTGGCTTTACAGATCTGTGTTGGCTTCCTTCTCCCACTGCTGGTCATTGTTTTGTGTTACTCAGTCATTATTCGTAAACTCATGCAGGCTCGAAGCTTTGAAAAACACAAGGCTCTGAGGGTCATCTTTGCAGTTGTGGCTGCTTTTGTTCTCTCACAGTTGCCATTCAACGGATATCTGATTATAGAAGCAGGCCAAGCCAGCAATGCCACAATAACGGACTGTGAAGTCATGCAAAGCTTAGATATGGCTGGCCAAATTGTGAAGTGTCTTGCCTACACACATTGTTGCCTGAATCCCATTCTGTACGTCTTTATCGGGGTTCGCTTCCGGAAGGATCTCTTGAGCCTGCTTCAGCGCATGTCCTGTAACCTAGGACTGGTCGACAACAGCAAACTGCAACAAGTTCCCAAGAGGCCTTCTGTTATGTCCGACACTGACACCACCCCTGTTTTTTCCTTATAG